In Cryptococcus neoformans var. neoformans B-3501A chromosome 11, whole genome shotgun sequence, the genomic window AGCGCTTTTTTATtaggggagggagggagaaagaCTTGCATAGCCTGGGGACAAGGTCTGGCAACGCAAAGTCAGCAGAGTAGACTATatggaagacgacgacCGGCAACCCACATTCACCCTGATACCCCTCCTACTCCACTCGAGCGCCAAATTCTTCGCGAGCTGTATGACCCCCGCCTTACTCGCATTATACGCCGCACACTCTATCCCCAAATTCGCAATATGCCCACTCATACTCCCCGTCATCGCTATACTCGCTCCCTTTACACCCGCTGCACCATCGATATTCGGATGCCGTTCAAACCATTCATGCGCAAACGCTTGGGCGCAGAGGAACGTACCTGTCAGATCGACGTCGATGACTTTGCGAAACTTGGCGGTATCGTAACACGTCGCCGGCATCATCACCTGGATCCCGGCCGACGTGAAGAGACCGCGGACGGGGGCGTGCGGCGGGGCAGACTCGAATACCTGCTTGAAAACGCGCTTGACCTCGTCCTGGTCCGTCACGTCTAAATCGACGTAATCGAGCCTCAACCCTTGCTGCTTTGCGTATTTCGCGGCATTGCCCCACTGGGGCTCGGACGGTTCGGGCAAGAGGTCGAGGCAGACGACGTGGGAGCCGGATTCGAGGAGCGCTTGGGCCACGGTCAGGCCCAGTCCGCGACCGCCGCCggtgatgacgatggtGCGCTCACCGAGAGTGAACAGTTGCGGTGCTTGCATGCTCGATAGAACGGCTTGAttccaaaaaaaaaacgtTTGCTCAGCCTGTCTATCTGCGTGGAAAGTCTCAAAACTCACTCTCATCAGGCTGCTCTGGCAATCCCGaccgcttcttctcgtcttccttggtATGCTCCGCTACCGGCTGGCCAGAGGACACGGCACGAGGTTTATGTTTCGTAGGATGCGTCGCTTTCggtctttccctttttccctcGCTGTCATCcactttttccctttttccctcGCTGTCATCCACTTTACGTCCTGGTTGTGAATCGGAGTTGGAGTTGGAGTTGGAGTTGGAGCTGGAGCTGAAGAGGGGCAGAGATGTAGAGAACGGTCGGATAGTCGGGGCGAGGATGTTTGGGCGGTGACAAAATGGTCGAGGGATGTGGTTGAGGCGGAATAGAACAGTCCGAGGTAACATCGTGAACGTCTGGTTTCGTCGGAGATAGGGATAACTACAATGTCCTCTGGATAGAATATATACGGATTCATTCAGAGACCCGTGACCGTCCATTTCTATACTGCTCGTACAGCAAAAGCAACACGAGCATCGTTGCAACTGTATAAACTCGATTTCATTAATTACGTCACTTTCCGCTTTTCCAAAGATCCTTTTAGCCGCGATTAGGCTACACACTTTTAAAGCGTCGAAAGGGGGGATGCGTTACGTAACTTTGTGTTTGTAAGTGCGGGGCCTGCACCCCTGTCCTACGTTCGGTGGGCAGCAAGAGTCAGTATGGATACAAGGCAGTATATACATGGTGAGTCGTCGTGATAACAGTACATGTAACTCGTGATAGAATATAAAGATATAAAGATGTAACACCGGGACCTAACCCCTAATCTAATCACCCTGGCGCCTAGACATCCAAGCCCAGCCCTCCTAGCGTTACGCTCCCTCCCCCACCGCCTCGACCTCTCTCCCGCGCGcttttcgtcttcctcacaCCGCgcgggagaaaggaaagactGCTCTCCATACTGGACATGGCGCGCGTCAAGTCTTCCACCTCTacatccccttctccttctccctctggTCCACGAAGTTGTCCATGGTGTCCTTGCCGATCCCCTTCCCCAGTAAAC contains:
- a CDS encoding hypothetical protein (HMMPfam hit to adh_short, short chain dehydrogenase, score: 173.8, E(): 3.4e-49), which encodes MLPRTVLFRLNHIPRPFCHRPNILAPTIRPFSTSLPLFSSSSNSNSNSNSDSQPGRKVDDSEGKREKVDDSEGKRERPKATHPTKHKPRAVSSGQPVAEHTKEDEKKRSGLPEQPDETPQLFTLGERTIVITGGGRGLGLTVAQALLESGSHVVCLDLLPEPSEPQWGNAAKYAKQQGLRLDYVDLDVTDQDEVKRVFKQVFESAPPHAPVRGLFTSAGIQVMMPATCYDTAKFRKVIDVDLTGTFLCAQAFAHEWFERHPNIDGAAGVKGASIAMTGSMSGHIANLGIECAAYNASKAGVIQLAKNLALEWSRRGIRVNTLSPGYIRTALTAAQLDEKPELRDIWLKGSLLGRLSTPDEFRGPVVFLLSDASSFMTGADLLIDGGHCAT